The Cucumis melo cultivar AY chromosome 5, USDA_Cmelo_AY_1.0, whole genome shotgun sequence genome has a segment encoding these proteins:
- the LOC103496046 gene encoding auxin-responsive protein IAA16 isoform X1: MESGKNDEYSAILINFEQTELRLGLPGGDGGGGGKSSSAGKRGFMETVDLKLNLASSMASAKEEGTNLEEIKSCSQQPNDFAKPPSKTQVVGWPPVRSSRKNLGVSSSRKGGDEGGGSFVKVSMDGAPYLRKVDLKLYGSYKDLSHALAKMFSSFTIGKCESEGMKDFMNESKSVDLLNGSEYVPTYEDKDGDWMLVGDVPWEMFVDSCKRLRIMKESDAIGLAPRSMEKQKNNRS, encoded by the exons atggaatCAGGGAAGAACGATGAGTACAGTGCGATCTTGATCAATTTCGAGCAGACGGAGCTCCGCCTCGGCTTGCCCGGCGGCGACGGAGGCGGCGGTGGGAAGAGTAGTTCGGCCGGGAAGAGAGGGTTTATGGAAACTGTGGATTTGAAGCTTAATTTAGCTTCTTCAATGGCGTCGGCGAAGGAAGAGGGAACGAATTTGGAAGAGATTAAAAGTTGTTCGCAACAACCTAACGATTTTGCTAAACCTCCGTCCAA AACACAAGTAGTGGGTTGGCCACCAGTACGATCATCTCGAAAGAACTTAGGAGTGTCGTCGTCAAGGAAGGGCGGAGATGAGGGTGGAGGGTCGTTCGTAAAAGTAAGTATGGACGGTGCTCCTTATTTACGGAAGGTGGACTTGAAGTTATACGGCAGCTATAAAGACCTCTCTCATGCTCTTGCCAAAATGTTTAGCTCCTTCACTATTG GAAAGTGCGAATCAGAAGGAATGAAGGATTTCATGAATGAAAGCAAATCAGTAGACCTTTTGAATGGGTCAGAATATGTACCCACCTACGAAGACAAAGATGGAGATTGGATGCTTGTTGGGGATGTCCCATGGGA GATGTTTGTTGATTCATGCAAACGTTTGAGGATCATGAAAGAGTCTGATGCCATTGGATTAG CACCAAGATCAATGGAGAAACAAAAGAACAACAGAAGCTGA
- the LOC103496046 gene encoding auxin-responsive protein IAA16 isoform X2: MESGKNDEYSAILINFEQTELRLGLPGGDGGGGGKSSSAGKRGFMETVDLKLNLASSMASAKEEGTNLEEIKSCSQQPNDFAKPPSKTQVVGWPPVRSSRKNLGVSSSRKGGDEGGGSFVKVSMDGAPYLRKVDLKLYGSYKDLSHALAKMFSSFTIGKCESEGMKDFMNESKSVDLLNGSEYVPTYEDKDGDWMLVGDVPWEMFVDSCKRLRIMKESDAIGLGKSSPSTI; the protein is encoded by the exons atggaatCAGGGAAGAACGATGAGTACAGTGCGATCTTGATCAATTTCGAGCAGACGGAGCTCCGCCTCGGCTTGCCCGGCGGCGACGGAGGCGGCGGTGGGAAGAGTAGTTCGGCCGGGAAGAGAGGGTTTATGGAAACTGTGGATTTGAAGCTTAATTTAGCTTCTTCAATGGCGTCGGCGAAGGAAGAGGGAACGAATTTGGAAGAGATTAAAAGTTGTTCGCAACAACCTAACGATTTTGCTAAACCTCCGTCCAA AACACAAGTAGTGGGTTGGCCACCAGTACGATCATCTCGAAAGAACTTAGGAGTGTCGTCGTCAAGGAAGGGCGGAGATGAGGGTGGAGGGTCGTTCGTAAAAGTAAGTATGGACGGTGCTCCTTATTTACGGAAGGTGGACTTGAAGTTATACGGCAGCTATAAAGACCTCTCTCATGCTCTTGCCAAAATGTTTAGCTCCTTCACTATTG GAAAGTGCGAATCAGAAGGAATGAAGGATTTCATGAATGAAAGCAAATCAGTAGACCTTTTGAATGGGTCAGAATATGTACCCACCTACGAAGACAAAGATGGAGATTGGATGCTTGTTGGGGATGTCCCATGGGA GATGTTTGTTGATTCATGCAAACGTTTGAGGATCATGAAAGAGTCTGATGCCATTGGATTAGGTAAGTCATCACCTTCTACTATTTAA
- the LOC103496065 gene encoding equilibrative nucleotide transporter 1-like, with protein MGFTNEDLESTPLLKTTSIITKPKKIPKDSFNLAYIIYFTLGLGYLLPWNAFVTAIDYFSYLYPETNIDRIFAIVYMGVSFICLIFIVFYTQNSNPSFRINLGLSLFVVTLLLVPVMDVVYIQGRVGLYKGFYVTVGSVILCGAADAVVQGGVIGSAGELPEKYMQAVMAGNAGSGVIVSLLRILTKSIYSQDAIGLRESAKLYFGVSIVIIVICIIFYNVVEKLPIVKYYKELKVQAMNIEKEEKGPLTLWQIVKSIKWYEFGIILIYSVTLSIFPGYISEDVHSSILKDWYPILLIFGYNVFDLVGKSLTLVYVIKNLKIVVGGCVLRLLFFPLFFICLHGPLVFRTEIPVMLLTCLMGFSNGYLTSVLMMLAPKVVPLQQAEIAGVVMVLFLVAGLVVGSIVSWFWII; from the exons ATGGGTTTTACCAATGAAGATTTGGAATCAACCCCACTTCTTAAAACCACATCCATCATTACAAAACCCAAAAAAATCCCCAAAGATTCATTCAATTTAGCTTACATAATCTACTTTACGTTAGGATTAGGTTACCTCCTTCCATGGAACGCCTTCGTCACAGCAATCGATTACTTTTCCTATCTCTACCCAGAAACAAACATCGATCGAATCTTCGCCATTGTTTACATGGGGGTTTCCTTCATTTGCCTCATCTTCATCGTCTTTTATACCCAAAACTCAAACCCAAGCTTCAGAATCAACTTGGGTTTGAGCCTTTTTGTGGTGACTCTGCTTTTGGTCCCTGTTATGGATGTGGTTTACATTCAGGGTAGGGTTGGATTATACAAAGGGTTTTATGTGACCGTCGGATCGGTGATTCTGTGTGGGGCGGCGGATGCGGTGGTGCAAGGTGGAGTGATTGGCTCCGCCGGAGAGTTGCCGGAGAAGTACATGCAGGCTGTTATGGCTGGCAACGCGGGTTCTG GAGTCATCGTTTCTCTTTTGAGGATTCTAACAAAATCAATATACTCACAAGATGCAATTGGCCTAAGAGAAAGCGCAAAGCTTTACTTTGGTGTTTCCATTGTAATTATAGTTATATGTATAATATTTTACAATGTGGTTGAAAAGCTACCCATTGTGAAGTATTACAAGGAGCTAAAGGTTCAAGCTATGAACatcgaaaaagaagaaaaaggaccTCTAACATTGTGGCAAATAGTAAAGAGTATCAAATGGTATGAGTTTGGTATTATCCTAATCTATTCAGTGACTTTATCAATATTTCCAGGTTACATTAGTGAGGATGTTCATTCTTCAATTCTCAAAGATTGGTACCCTATTCTTCTTATTTTTGGGTACAATGTGTTTGATCTTGTTGGCAAGTCACTCACTTTAGTTTATGTTATAAAAAATCTCAAGATTGTTGTTGGTGGATGTGTTTTGAGACTTTTGTTCTTTCCATTATTCTTTATATGTCTTCATGGTCCATTAGTGTTTAGGACTGAGATTCCTGTGATGTTGTTGACTTGTTTGATGGGTTTTAGCAATGGCTATTTGACAAGTGTTTTGATGATGTTGGCTCCTAAAGTTGTCCCATTACAGCAAGCGGAAATAGCAGGAGTTGTCATGGTTTTGTTTTTGGTTGCTGGTTTGGTTGTTGGTTCAATAGTGTCTTGGTTTTGGATCATTTAG
- the LOC103496077 gene encoding pathogenesis-related protein PR-4-like, producing MEKESIVMILLLALGVLSLANAQSATNVTATYHLYNPQIINWDYTKANVYCATWDANKPLEWRSRYGWTAFCGPVGPHGQASCGRCTKVTNAETKASTIVRIIDQCSNGGFDLDVGVFMRLDTDGIGSTNGFIMVNYEFVDC from the exons ATGGAGAAAGAAAGTATTGTGATGATATTGTTGTTGGCTTTGGGGGTTTTGAGCTTAGCAAATGCTCAAAGTGCCACAAATGTAACAGCTACTTATCATTTGTACAACCCACAAATCATCAATTGGGACTACACTAAGGCAAATGTTTATTGTGCAACATGGGATGCTAACAAGCCTTTGGAGTGGCGAAGTCGGTACGGTTGGACTGCTTTCTGCGGCCCTGTCGGTCCTCATGGCCAAGCTTCTTGTGGACGTTGTACGAAG GTGACTAACGCTGAAACGAAAGCTTCAACAATAGTGAGAATTATTGATCAATGCTCCAACGGAGGGTTTGACTTGGATGTAGGTGTATTTATGAGACTTGACACTGATGGAATAGGATCCACGAATGGGTTTATTATGGTCAACTATGAGTTTGTCGATTGCTAA
- the LOC103496070 gene encoding pathogenesis-related protein PR-4-like, whose amino-acid sequence MEKGSIMMILVLALGVLSLANAQSATNVRATYHLYNPQDINWDYLRASVFCATWDANKPLEWRRRYGWTAFCGPVGPRGRDSCGRCLRVTNTETGASEIVRIVDQCANGGLDLDVNVFRRIDTNGNGNFRGHLTVNYQFVNC is encoded by the exons ATGGAGAAAGGAAGTATTATGATGATATTGGTGTTGGCTTTGGGGGTTTTGAGCTTAGCAAATGCTCAAAGTGCCACAAATGTAAGAGCTACTTATCATTTGTACAACCCACAAGACATCAATTGGGACTACCTTAGGGCAAGTGTTTTTTGTGCAACATGGGATGCCAACAAGCCTCTGGAATGGCGTCGTCGATACGGTTGGACTGCCTTTTGCGGCCCTGTCGGCCCTCGTGGCCGTGATTCTTGTGGACGTTGTTTGAGG GTGACCAACACTGAAACGGGAGCTTCGGAAATAGTGAGAATTGTTGATCAATGCGCAAATGGAGGGCTAGATTTGGATGTGAATGTGTTTAGGAGAATTGACACTAATGGAAATGGAAACTTCAGAGGCCATCTTACTGTCAACTATCAATTTGTCAATTGCTAA
- the LOC103496058 gene encoding aldehyde dehydrogenase family 2 member B7, mitochondrial-like, with the protein MASRRISSLLSRSISSSSSSSSLHLSKGKRGFNGRTIAKYSTASAVEDPITPSVKVNYNQLLINGQFVDSVSGKTFPTLDPRSGEVIANVAEGDARDVDIAVSAARKAFDEGPWPKMTAYERSKIILRFADLVEKHAEEVAALETWDNGKTYEQSLKIEVPMFVRLFRYYGGWADKIHGLTVPADGPYHVQTLHEPIGVAGQIIPWNFPLLMFAWKVGPALACGNTIVLKTAEQTPLSALLVAKLFHEAGLPEGVLNIVSGYGPTAGAALASHMEVDKLAFTGSTETGKVVLELAAKSNLKPVTLELGGKSPFIVCEDADVDKAVEMAHFALFFNQGQCCCAGSRTFVHEKVYDEFLEKARNRAANRVVGDPFLGGIEQGPQVDGEQFKKILKYIKYGIEGGATLEAGGERFGSKGYYVQPTVFSNVKDDMKIAQEEIFGPVQTILKYKDMDEVIRRANASRYGLAAGVFTQNINTANRLTRSLRVGSVWINCFDIFDAAVPFGGYKMSGHGREKGIYSLSNYLQVKAVVTPLENPAWL; encoded by the exons ATGGCGTCTCGGAGGATATCCTCACTCTTATCTCgttccatttcttcttcttcttcttcttcttcgctCCACCTTTCCAAAG GGAAAAGGGGTTTTAATGGAAGAACAATTGCTAAATATAGTACTGCATCTGCTGTTGAAGATCCTATCACTCCATCTGTGAAAGTGAATTATAATCAGTTATTGATTAATGGACAGTTTGTGGATTCAGTCTCAG GAAAAACATTTCCTACTTTGGATCCAAGATCTGGGGAAGTCATTGCTAATGTTGCTGAAGGTGATGCTAGAGATGTTGATATTGCAGTTTCTGCTGCACGCAAGGCGTTTGATGAAGGGCCTTGGCCTAAAATGACTGCTTAT GAAAGGTCAAAGATAATTTTGAGGTTTGCAGATTTGGTTGAAAAGCATGCGGAAGAAGTTGCAGCACTCGAAACATGGGATAATGGGAAAACATATGAACAATCTTTAAAAATTGAAGTCCCGATGTTCGTACGTCTCTTTCGATACTATGGCG GATGGGCGGATAAGATCCATGGACTCACAGTTCCTGCCGATGGCCCGTATCATGTACAAACCTTGCACGAACCTATTGGTGTGGCGGGTCAGATCATTCCATGGAACTTTCCTCTGCTTATGTTTGCTTGGAAAGTCGGCCCAGCGTTAGCATGTGGGAATACTATTGTTCTGAAGACAGCTGAGCAAACACCTTTGTCTGCTTTATTGGTGGCTAAGCTATTCCATGAG GCTGGACTTCCTGAGGGCGTTTTGAATATTGTTTCTGGTTATGGACCTACTGCTGGTGCTGCTCTTGCTAGTCATATGGAAGTTGATAAA CTTGCTTTTACTGGATCAACCGAAACAGGGAAGGTTGTACTTGAATTAGCCGCAAAAAGCAATCTGAAGCCAGTAACATTGGAGCTTGGCGGAAAATCCCCTTTCATTGTATGTGAGGATGCTGATGTAGACAAGGCTGTGGAAATGGCACACTTTGCTCTCTTCTTCAACCAg GGACAATGTTGCTGTGCTGGTTCTCGTACTTTTGTTCATGAAAAAGTATACGACGAGTTTCTAGAAAAAGCAAGGAACCGAGCTGCAAACCGTGTTGTTGGTGATCCTTTCTTAGGTGGAATCGAGCAAGGTCCTCAG GTTGATGGCGAACAATTCAAGAAGATattgaaatatataaaatatgggATTGAAGGTGGAGCCACTCTTGAAGCAGGAGGAGAAAGGTTTGGTTCCAAGGGTTACTATGTCCAACCAACAGTTTTCTCAAATGTCAAG GATGACATGAAAATTGCACAGGAGGAGATTTTTGGTCCAGTACAAACAATCCTAAAATACAA GGATATGGATGAGGTGATAAGGAGGGCGAATGCAAGTCGTTATGGACTGGCTGCAGGTGTGTTTACTCAAAACATCAACACAGCCAACCGGTTGACACGCTCGCTGAGAGTCGGGTCAGTATGGATCAATTGCTTTGATATATTTGATGCTGCAGTTCCTTTTGGTGGGTACAAGATGAGTGGACATGGGAGAGAAAAGGGAATTTACAGCCTTAGCAATTACCTGCAAGTAAAGGCTGTGGTCACTCCTTTGGAAAACCCTGCTTGGCTTTAG